One genomic segment of Suttonella sp. R2A3 includes these proteins:
- a CDS encoding 16S rRNA (uracil(1498)-N(3))-methyltransferase encodes MARRIRVYTPQPLSVGEQIQLSDDVHRHVVKVLRLRVGDALIVFNGEAKEYQTRITVADKNQLEVCVLESRAVENESPLKISLYLALLKGEAMDFAIQKSVELGVSRIIPIDSERSERQLNAQRLPKRMTHWRNIVIASAQQCGRSQLPELSSPMMFDEAVNSSEGMRIIMSPHDASPTKLSTKLAPQEASLLVGPEGGFSEDEVAQACAAGWQPQVLGPRILRADTAVVSGLTWLQYIWGDLHDLS; translated from the coding sequence ATGGCGCGTCGTATTCGAGTTTATACTCCACAACCGTTATCTGTTGGTGAACAGATCCAGTTGAGCGATGACGTGCACCGACATGTTGTCAAGGTGCTGCGTTTGCGTGTGGGTGATGCATTGATCGTTTTTAATGGCGAGGCAAAAGAGTATCAAACACGTATCACAGTAGCTGACAAAAACCAGCTTGAGGTGTGTGTGCTTGAAAGCCGGGCAGTTGAGAATGAATCACCCCTTAAGATCAGCTTGTATCTCGCTTTGCTCAAAGGTGAGGCGATGGACTTTGCGATCCAGAAATCGGTGGAGTTAGGGGTCTCACGTATTATCCCGATTGATAGTGAGCGTAGTGAACGACAGCTTAATGCGCAACGCTTGCCCAAACGCATGACCCATTGGCGCAATATTGTGATTGCTTCAGCGCAGCAGTGCGGACGTAGCCAGTTACCTGAGCTAAGCTCGCCGATGATGTTCGATGAGGCGGTTAACTCTAGTGAGGGCATGCGGATTATTATGAGTCCACATGACGCCTCACCGACTAAACTGAGTACCAAACTGGCGCCACAAGAAGCGAGTTTACTGGTAGGGCCTGAAGGGGGATTTAGTGAGGATGAAGTGGCACAAGCTTGTGCTGCCGGTTGGCAGCCACAGGTGTTAGGGCCGCGTATTTTACGTGCGGATACAGCTGTGGTGAGCGGTCTCACCTGGTTGCAATACATTTGGGGGGATTTACATGATCTATCATGA